The Anopheles bellator unplaced genomic scaffold, idAnoBellAS_SP24_06.2 scaffold01812_ctg1, whole genome shotgun sequence genome includes the window GCACGATCACCGTCTTGCCCTCGAGGCCCGGTTGGAGGCCCACCTCTCGCATCCATGTCGCCTCGCGCATAAAACAGTTGGTCGCTAGGTAGACACCCttgccggtggcttcggtcCTGCCACGGATACCGCCCTGGTTGAGTGGTTTCCCCGTTACGACCGCCATCGTGTTGATGTCCCGGTGGCCGAACGTCTTGCCGTACTGATCCGCTATCCAAGACATTTCGCGGGACGTTGTACCCATGTCCGGGGCCGGCACATCGATCCCTGGGCCGATGAAGTTCTTTTTCGCCAGCTCGACCGTGTAGCGCCGCGTGATGCCTTGCAGTTCTTTCTCGCTATACTTGGCCGGATCTATGATGATGCCTCCTTTTGCTCCTCCGAACGGAACGTTGACGCAGGCACACTTGAACGTCATCAAGGCGGCCAGGGCTTCCACCTCGTCCTGGCATACGTCCTGCGAGAACCGGATGCCCCCTTTGACCGGTAACCGGTGTAGACAGTGGTGTGATCGGAAGGCTGTAACCATCTCGTAGTCGCCACTGTCGCGTCGGAAGGGAAATTGGAACTGCAGTGTGTTCGAGTTGCTGGAGATGATTTTCAGGATCGCCTGGACCCGGCTGACCCGCTTCTCCGCACTCATCGTTGGGTATTTGCTCATCGACTCGATCAGCTGATTCTCGAGCACCAGACAGGCCTTGTGGAAGCTGTATTCGACCATCTTGGAAAACGGTGGATCCCGCTCGGTCGGCATCGACTGCAAATGTTTCGGAACGGTGTGAGCCCATCGTCGGAACACCGGCACTAATTTCGGCCAGCGTAGCATTTTCACTCCAGAATTCGGTTCCGCTGCTGTCCAAATGAGCCGTCCAATGTTTCTGTACACGCGAACCGCGATGCTGTCACAAAATGCAATGATTTCGGTGCAAAGTTTACTTGGATGGTTGGCTGGCGGCACCAAAGTCAGCCCATTTCTTACGTTGCCATCATAGCGTCATTGGAAAACTGTTCGTTGAACGTTCCAAAAACATACCTCTAGTTCCATAAATCTCTCTGAGTCCGAGCaagaaattttgaaaatggccaacacgGCTTCCACTAGGCCTCGTTATTTTGGGCCACTGGAAGGTCTCTCGCCGGAGGCACGTGCCGAACAGGAGGGGAGCGAACTACGGGAGGTAGCTCGCTGGAAGCACCGATGCGTCAGGATGGACGCCATCAGACCAGAccgaaccaccaccgaagcccaGGACATACGCCGGTTGAGTAAACCGTTGGTACACCTGGAACGTGAACAGGCAGACAAGGCAATCCGCTTCCAGGTGGCCAATGCGTCGGTCTACCGGCGAGAGGCGGCCCGCTCCCGCGATTTGATTCTGCAGCTGCTGGATTCGTCGGACGAGTACGATCGCAAAATTAGGGCAGCCAAAATTGAT containing:
- the LOC131214666 gene encoding glutamate dehydrogenase, mitochondrial-like gives rise to the protein MLRWPKLVPVFRRWAHTVPKHLQSMPTERDPPFSKMVEYSFHKACLVLENQLIESMSKYPTMSAEKRVSRVQAILKIISSNSNTLQFQFPFRRDSGDYEMVTAFRSHHCLHRLPVKGGIRFSQDVCQDEVEALAALMTFKCACVNVPFGGAKGGIIIDPAKYSEKELQGITRRYTVELAKKNFIGPGIDVPAPDMGTTSREMSWIADQYGKTFGHRDINTMAVVTGKPLNQGGIRGRTEATGKGVYLATNCFMREATWMREVGLQPGLEGKTVIVQGFGNVGQHAAEHFQRGGCKVIGIIERDVSLHCPTGIDIKALVRYKTEKKTLKGYPKANPFSGDLLLEQCDILIPAAVEKSIHSENAKQIKAKVIAEGANGPTTPAADKILQDRRILVIPDLYC